Proteins encoded together in one Chryseobacterium wanjuense window:
- a CDS encoding NADH-quinone oxidoreductase subunit B, protein MSDNKPVIRTDAPAPEGFEGEGFFATKLSSVIGMARKFSLWPLPFATSCCGIEFMATLNPTYDASRFGMERNSFSPRQADMLMVCGTISKKLGPVLKEVYTQMAEPKWVVAVGACASSGGIFDTYSVLQGIDKIIPVDVYVPGCPPRPEQIIEGVMQVQALAESESIRRRDMPEYQKLLDSYNISN, encoded by the coding sequence ATGTCAGATAACAAACCAGTAATAAGAACAGATGCACCTGCTCCGGAAGGATTTGAAGGAGAAGGGTTTTTCGCAACGAAACTGAGCAGTGTAATCGGGATGGCTAGAAAGTTTTCTCTTTGGCCTTTGCCTTTTGCAACCTCTTGTTGTGGTATCGAGTTTATGGCTACCCTGAACCCTACGTATGACGCTTCGAGATTTGGTATGGAAAGAAACTCTTTCTCACCAAGACAAGCGGATATGCTGATGGTTTGCGGAACTATATCTAAGAAGTTAGGACCAGTCCTAAAAGAAGTTTACACTCAGATGGCAGAGCCGAAATGGGTGGTGGCAGTTGGAGCCTGTGCTTCCAGCGGTGGTATTTTTGATACGTATTCTGTATTGCAAGGAATTGATAAAATCATCCCTGTAGACGTATACGTTCCCGGATGTCCTCCAAGACCGGAACAGATTATCGAAGGTGTAATGCAGGTTCAGGCTTTGGCAGAAAGCGAAAGCATCAGAAGAAGAGATATGCCTGAATACCAAAAATTATTAGATTCTTACAATATTAGCAACTAA
- a CDS encoding NADH-quinone oxidoreductase subunit A, whose product MNLPESYIPILLQAGVAVAFVAVSLLGAHFLGPKQKKGNSVKNQSWECGVPVEGNARTPFSIKYFLTAVLFVLFDIEIVFFYPYAVNFREFGMEGFLAVLTFVAIFFMAFFYVWKRGALDWDK is encoded by the coding sequence ATGAATTTACCTGAAAGTTATATTCCAATCCTATTACAAGCAGGTGTTGCGGTAGCATTCGTAGCAGTTTCTTTGCTTGGAGCGCATTTTTTAGGTCCGAAACAGAAAAAAGGAAATTCTGTGAAAAACCAAAGCTGGGAGTGTGGAGTCCCGGTAGAAGGAAATGCAAGAACACCGTTTTCCATTAAATACTTTTTGACGGCGGTATTATTCGTATTATTCGATATTGAAATCGTATTTTTTTATCCCTATGCTGTAAACTTCAGAGAATTCGGTATGGAAGGATTCCTGGCAGTGCTTACATTTGTAGCGATTTTCTTCATGGCATTTTTCTATGTATGGAAACGTGGCGCATTAGATTGGGATAAATAA
- the nuoD gene encoding NADH dehydrogenase (quinone) subunit D, whose translation MKDNSLSNILNQYDSKEQIDGQLYTLNLGPTHPATHGIFQNILTMDGERILHAEQTVGYIHRAFEKISERRNYSQITTLTDRMNYCSAPINNLGWHMTVEKLIGVEVPKRVDYMRVILMELARIGDHLICNGVTGMDSGAITGLTYMFIERERIYDMYEQICGARMTTNMGRIGGFERDFTPKFHELLKDFLKTFPPRFKEFCTLLERNRIFMDRTIGAGAISAERALSYGFTGPNLRAAGVDYDVRVAQPYSSYQDFDFIIPVGTSGDTYDRFMVRQQEIWESIKIIKQAYENLPEGPFHADVPDFYLPEKADVYQKMEALIYHFKIVMGETDVPKGEVYHAVEGGNGELGFYLVSDGGRSPYRLHFRRPCFIYYQAYPEMITGSVISDAIVTMCSMNIIAGELDA comes from the coding sequence ATGAAAGATAACTCATTATCTAATATACTTAACCAATACGACAGTAAGGAGCAAATTGACGGACAGCTTTATACCCTCAATTTAGGACCCACTCACCCTGCAACGCACGGGATTTTCCAGAATATCTTAACGATGGACGGAGAAAGAATCCTTCACGCTGAGCAAACGGTGGGATACATCCACAGAGCATTTGAGAAAATTTCTGAAAGAAGAAACTATTCTCAGATCACTACCCTTACCGACCGTATGAACTACTGTTCTGCACCGATCAACAACTTAGGTTGGCACATGACAGTTGAGAAATTAATCGGAGTTGAAGTTCCAAAACGTGTAGATTATATGCGTGTAATTTTAATGGAACTGGCAAGAATCGGTGACCACCTTATCTGTAACGGGGTAACCGGAATGGACTCCGGAGCAATTACCGGTCTTACCTATATGTTCATCGAAAGAGAACGTATTTATGATATGTACGAGCAGATCTGCGGAGCGAGAATGACTACCAATATGGGAAGAATCGGAGGTTTCGAAAGAGATTTCACTCCAAAATTCCATGAGTTATTAAAGGATTTCCTTAAAACTTTCCCACCAAGATTCAAAGAATTCTGTACTTTATTGGAAAGAAACAGAATCTTTATGGACAGAACCATCGGAGCAGGAGCTATTTCTGCAGAAAGAGCATTAAGCTACGGTTTTACAGGTCCGAATTTACGTGCAGCAGGAGTAGATTATGACGTAAGAGTTGCACAGCCTTATTCTTCTTACCAGGATTTCGACTTTATTATTCCTGTGGGAACATCAGGAGATACTTACGACCGTTTCATGGTTCGTCAGCAGGAGATCTGGGAATCTATTAAAATCATCAAACAAGCATACGAAAATCTTCCTGAAGGGCCATTCCACGCGGATGTTCCTGATTTCTATCTTCCTGAAAAGGCTGATGTTTATCAAAAAATGGAAGCATTAATCTACCATTTCAAAATCGTAATGGGAGAAACAGATGTGCCGAAAGGTGAAGTTTACCACGCTGTAGAAGGAGGAAACGGAGAATTAGGTTTCTATCTGGTGAGTGATGGCGGAAGAAGTCCTTACAGACTGCATTTCAGAAGACCATGTTTCATCTACTATCAAGCTTATCCTGAGATGATTACAGGTTCTGTAATTTCTGATGCGATTGTAACGATGTGTAGTATGAATATTATTGCGGGAGAATTAGACGCATAA
- a CDS encoding NADH-quinone oxidoreductase subunit C, giving the protein MTNEFVLEAITREFPESVIASSEPYGMLTIEVKKDDIKKIIHYLKDSSLEFNFLTDICGIHYPEFPEKEIGVIYHLHNMMANFRLRLKIFMSRENIEVDSLVELYAGANWMERETYDFYGIKFKGHPDLRPILNMEDLGYHPMLKEYRLEDGTRTDKNDSMFGR; this is encoded by the coding sequence ATGACAAACGAATTTGTATTAGAAGCAATCACCAGAGAATTTCCGGAGTCTGTAATCGCGAGTTCAGAACCTTATGGGATGTTGACTATTGAAGTAAAGAAAGATGATATTAAAAAGATCATTCACTATCTGAAAGATTCATCATTGGAATTTAATTTCCTTACAGATATTTGTGGAATCCATTACCCAGAATTTCCAGAAAAAGAAATCGGAGTGATTTACCACCTACATAATATGATGGCTAACTTCAGATTGCGTCTGAAAATCTTTATGTCCAGAGAAAACATCGAGGTAGATTCTTTAGTAGAATTATACGCCGGAGCCAACTGGATGGAAAGAGAAACTTATGATTTCTACGGAATTAAATTTAAAGGACATCCTGATCTTAGACCTATTTTAAATATGGAAGATCTGGGATACCACCCAATGTTGAAGGAATATCGTTTGGAAGACGGAACAAGAACCGATAAGAACGATAGCATGTTCGGAAGATAA